One genomic segment of Myxococcota bacterium includes these proteins:
- a CDS encoding transglycosylase SLT domain-containing protein translates to MRRAHILFLAVLALGLVVRGEPHMAGGDSAERPAVEQAVDSIDMVLGSANPHLAPSERRRIARAVIRSSERHSLDPQLVTAIILVESSARPWALSKSGAVGLMQVMPHMAALLDLGGNLTTIENNIEAGCWILADNIRRLGEDDGISAYFWGSDIRGVAYLDRVRAARATVQRLARS, encoded by the coding sequence GTGAGACGCGCGCACATCCTGTTCTTGGCGGTACTCGCCTTGGGCCTCGTGGTCCGGGGCGAGCCTCACATGGCGGGCGGCGATTCGGCCGAGCGACCCGCCGTGGAGCAGGCCGTCGACTCGATCGACATGGTGCTCGGGTCGGCGAATCCGCATCTGGCTCCGAGTGAACGGCGTCGGATCGCGCGCGCGGTGATTCGCAGCAGCGAGCGTCACAGCCTCGATCCGCAGCTCGTCACGGCAATCATTCTGGTCGAGAGCAGCGCCCGCCCCTGGGCCCTCTCGAAGAGTGGCGCCGTCGGACTCATGCAGGTGATGCCGCACATGGCCGCCCTGCTCGACCTCGGCGGCAACCTGACGACCATCGAGAACAACATCGAAGCCGGCTGCTGGATTCTGGCCGACAACATCCGTCGGCTCGGCGAGGACGACGGGATCTCCGCCTACTTCTGGGGTTCGGACATTCGCGGCGTGGCCTACCTGGATCGCGTACGCGCCGCCCGCGCCACCGTCCAGCGACTCGCCCGCTCCTGA
- a CDS encoding lysophospholipase yields the protein MSTPLRRYELSVQGIAARSLYRRGWLPRAPRAAVLLAHGLAEHSGRYEHVGTWLAERGIAVHALDHVGHGRSSGPRCHVDRFEMFLDDYGFVLDALRKESPELPFFLLGHSMGGLIVSAFVCERGPEVSGVALSGPPLAIAEGALRRKMSFARLLRMVAPKLRIAAGLPEDGLATDPAVREAYDADPLVEHKLTVSLACELGAWVEHTHDRGAEVTAPLLIQHGADDPICDVRGGQAFAKAAPRGGHRSYAGLRHEIFNEPSYQEVLSDLLEWIEGRLQGEPVSS from the coding sequence TTGAGTACACCGCTTCGCCGCTACGAGCTCTCGGTTCAGGGCATCGCGGCGCGCTCTCTCTATCGACGGGGTTGGCTCCCGCGCGCACCGCGCGCCGCTGTCCTGCTCGCGCATGGCCTGGCCGAGCACAGCGGCCGCTATGAGCACGTGGGGACCTGGCTCGCCGAGCGCGGCATCGCGGTCCATGCGCTGGACCACGTCGGACATGGACGCTCGAGTGGTCCCCGCTGCCACGTCGATCGTTTCGAGATGTTCCTCGACGACTACGGGTTCGTGCTGGACGCCCTTCGCAAGGAGTCTCCCGAACTCCCGTTCTTTCTACTCGGGCACAGCATGGGCGGTCTGATCGTCTCCGCCTTCGTCTGCGAGCGCGGTCCAGAAGTCAGCGGCGTCGCGCTGTCCGGCCCCCCGCTCGCGATCGCCGAAGGTGCGCTGCGCCGAAAAATGAGCTTCGCCCGCCTGCTCCGGATGGTCGCGCCGAAGCTCCGGATCGCCGCAGGCCTACCAGAAGACGGCCTGGCCACCGACCCCGCGGTGCGAGAGGCCTACGACGCCGACCCGCTGGTCGAGCACAAGCTGACGGTCTCGCTCGCGTGCGAACTGGGTGCGTGGGTCGAACACACCCACGATCGCGGCGCCGAAGTGACGGCTCCGCTACTCATCCAACACGGCGCTGACGACCCGATCTGCGACGTCCGTGGAGGCCAGGCCTTCGCGAAGGCGGCCCCGCGCGGGGGACACCGCAGCTACGCGGGGCTGCGTCACGAGATCTTCAACGAGCCGAGCTACCAGGAAGTCCTTTCCGACTTGCTCGAGTGGATCGAAGGGCGACTCCAGGGAGAGCCGGTTTCCTCATGA
- the moaC gene encoding cyclic pyranopterin monophosphate synthase MoaC — MSELSHLDAQGRAHMVDVGAKPVTQRECVAAGAVRMAPDTLAKISEGGIAKGDVLATARLGAIQAAKRTSDWIPLCHPLPLDALEIELTPDPAHSRVRIEATARAEAKTGVEMEALVAVSAAGLVIYDMCKGVDRGMVIEAVHLVRKHGGKSGVWERQGDPLESPTGPSTR, encoded by the coding sequence ATGAGCGAATTGAGCCATCTCGACGCCCAGGGCCGCGCACACATGGTCGACGTCGGTGCGAAGCCGGTCACGCAACGCGAGTGCGTGGCCGCGGGTGCCGTCCGCATGGCGCCGGACACCCTCGCCAAGATCTCGGAAGGCGGGATCGCCAAGGGCGACGTGCTGGCGACGGCTCGGCTCGGGGCCATCCAGGCGGCGAAGCGCACCTCGGATTGGATCCCGCTCTGCCACCCGCTCCCCCTGGACGCGCTCGAGATCGAGTTGACTCCCGATCCCGCCCACTCCCGGGTCCGGATCGAGGCCACCGCGCGGGCCGAAGCCAAGACCGGCGTCGAGATGGAGGCTCTGGTCGCCGTCTCGGCGGCTGGGCTCGTGATCTACGACATGTGCAAGGGCGTCGACCGCGGGATGGTGATCGAGGCCGTGCATCTCGTCCGCAAGCACGGCGGAAAGAGTGGTGTTTGGGAGCGACAGGGCGACCCCCTGGAATCCCCGACGGGGCCCTCCACCAGGTGA
- a CDS encoding sigma-70 family RNA polymerase sigma factor: MSAQLAEAPAFPENPPTPFQASDDPDAELVARWQAGESLAFDQLVRRHEKSVFRLLFRMLGNREEAEDAAQEAFLSLHRHGHRFRREARFSTFLYRVAANAALNRRRSLGRARARERELALRQATGAHLPVAPRDPEDAAHGSEIQQRVQEALLELPEELRVAVVLYDIEGQSYKVIAEILGVPEGTVKSRIHRARHGLREILASELKTAQGDLP; this comes from the coding sequence ATGAGCGCCCAACTCGCCGAGGCCCCGGCCTTCCCGGAGAACCCGCCCACCCCGTTCCAGGCGTCCGACGATCCGGACGCCGAACTGGTAGCGCGCTGGCAGGCGGGAGAATCGCTGGCCTTCGACCAGCTGGTCCGCCGCCACGAGAAGAGCGTCTTCCGCCTGCTCTTCCGCATGCTCGGCAACCGCGAGGAGGCCGAAGACGCAGCCCAAGAGGCGTTCCTCAGCCTGCACCGGCACGGCCACCGCTTTCGGCGCGAAGCGCGGTTTTCCACGTTCCTCTACCGGGTCGCCGCCAACGCGGCCCTGAACCGTCGGCGCAGCCTCGGTCGGGCCCGCGCCAGGGAACGCGAACTCGCGCTGCGGCAGGCCACGGGAGCGCACCTCCCGGTGGCACCTCGCGACCCGGAAGACGCGGCCCACGGCTCCGAGATCCAGCAGCGGGTACAGGAAGCGTTGCTCGAACTCCCCGAGGAGCTCCGTGTAGCGGTCGTGCTCTACGACATCGAAGGCCAGTCCTACAAAGTCATCGCTGAAATCCTCGGTGTCCCGGAAGGCACCGTGAAGTCCCGGATCCATCGCGCGCGCCACGGTCTGCGCGAGATCCTCGCCTCGGAACTCAAGACGGCCCAAGGAGACTTGCCGTGA